The Pseudomonas sp. G2-4 genome window below encodes:
- a CDS encoding DNA-binding protein: MAVGVPETAVFEAADAVLARGERPTVERVRLELGRGSPARVGALLDQWWERLAGRLRGETRLPELPMEVAQAFVGIWQQATTLAQGVIEQGLSVQRQVLDSEREQLAMAQEQIRQDAARARQQAMEATAARQAIEVRLNDLERLLEQRQAQIDDLQHQRGELQRSRSEMQLQVQNLQQELQEAQRQAEQERLAQETYVRGVEERAHREVDRAREESKARLGECRELRRQFDELQHRFEQTRSQLAETQRQAAELQARAELAAEQGEQQRHSLETRLKEAQLALDEVRYTMVAQQARADTLEGQLDQLRTTLQRKSRTRKGAADKSP, from the coding sequence ATGGCGGTAGGCGTACCGGAAACGGCGGTGTTCGAAGCGGCGGATGCTGTGTTGGCGCGCGGTGAGCGGCCCACGGTCGAACGCGTACGCCTGGAGCTGGGCCGTGGGAGCCCGGCACGGGTTGGCGCCTTGCTCGATCAATGGTGGGAACGACTGGCGGGGCGGCTGCGCGGCGAAACGCGGTTGCCTGAGTTACCGATGGAGGTCGCGCAGGCCTTCGTGGGTATCTGGCAGCAGGCGACCACATTGGCCCAAGGCGTGATCGAGCAAGGGCTAAGCGTCCAGCGCCAGGTGCTCGACAGCGAGCGTGAGCAGCTGGCGATGGCACAAGAGCAGATCCGCCAGGACGCGGCCCGCGCTCGCCAGCAGGCTATGGAAGCCACCGCGGCTCGGCAAGCCATCGAAGTGCGCCTGAATGACCTGGAGCGGTTACTCGAACAGCGCCAGGCGCAGATCGATGACTTGCAGCACCAGCGCGGCGAATTGCAACGATCGCGCAGCGAAATGCAGCTGCAGGTGCAAAACCTGCAGCAGGAACTGCAAGAAGCGCAGCGACAGGCTGAACAGGAGCGGCTCGCCCAGGAAACCTATGTGCGTGGCGTGGAAGAGCGGGCCCACCGTGAAGTCGACCGTGCGCGCGAGGAGAGCAAGGCACGCCTGGGCGAGTGCCGCGAGCTGCGGCGCCAGTTCGATGAACTGCAACACCGATTTGAGCAGACCCGCAGCCAGCTAGCCGAAACGCAACGCCAGGCAGCGGAGCTACAAGCGCGCGCCGAGCTGGCAGCAGAACAGGGGGAGCAGCAGCGGCATTCGCTCGAAACGCGTCTGAAAGAGGCCCAGCTCGCCCTCGATGAGGTGCGTTACACGATGGTCGCCCAGCAGGCCCGAGCCGACACCTTGGAGGGGCAACTGGACCAACTGCGCACCACCCTGCAGCGCAAGAGCCGTACCAGGAAGGGCGCAGCCGACAAGTCCCCGTAG
- a CDS encoding TIGR02270 family protein, producing the protein MNTEFSFLVDQHAEEASFLAVLRDYALRAPHYDLDHLSNLDNRIDAHLDGLRIAGATGLETLLIQLGPHAIGEMFASVVLAFEAGNAQVLSRLSEHLRSALETERGYLMALGWLDWERIAPWIERMLAAPAPLFRRLGLAACGMHRHDPGPALLTGLSDADPGVVARAARTAGELRRRDLLPTIRAHRLHQDPATRFWANWATAQMGDEQALEPLCEFAEQAGEFQYRACCVLLAWQKREPSIAWIRQLVQNPAQRRIGIQALGLLGDPVSVTWLIQQMSDLPYARVAGEAFSLMTGADLALLDLELKDLPDFDAGPNDDPQAPNVAMDPDEDLPWPDPQAIEVWWQAHGGDFQVGTGYVLGLPQSESSFRHALFRGQQRQRIAAACGVARYRPNEVLFPTSAPARRQKRLLGKPAEFGR; encoded by the coding sequence TTGAACACCGAATTTTCGTTCCTAGTAGACCAACACGCCGAAGAAGCCAGCTTCCTCGCCGTCCTGCGCGACTATGCCCTGCGCGCACCGCACTACGATCTAGACCACTTGAGCAACCTCGACAACCGCATCGACGCCCACCTCGACGGCCTTCGAATCGCTGGCGCCACCGGCCTGGAAACCCTCCTGATCCAACTCGGCCCGCACGCCATCGGCGAGATGTTCGCCAGTGTGGTGCTGGCTTTCGAGGCAGGTAACGCGCAGGTGTTGTCGCGGCTCAGCGAGCACTTGCGAAGTGCCTTGGAAACGGAGCGCGGGTATCTGATGGCCCTGGGGTGGCTCGACTGGGAGCGAATAGCGCCCTGGATCGAGCGCATGCTCGCCGCCCCTGCCCCGCTGTTCCGTCGCCTCGGCCTCGCGGCCTGTGGCATGCATCGCCACGACCCCGGCCCTGCCCTGCTGACCGGACTTTCCGATGCCGACCCCGGCGTGGTGGCACGCGCCGCCCGCACCGCCGGTGAATTGCGCCGACGTGACTTGTTGCCGACGATTCGGGCCCACCGTCTACACCAGGATCCAGCCACGCGTTTCTGGGCCAATTGGGCCACTGCGCAAATGGGCGATGAGCAAGCCTTGGAACCCCTGTGCGAGTTTGCCGAGCAAGCGGGCGAGTTCCAGTACCGCGCATGCTGTGTATTGCTGGCCTGGCAGAAGCGCGAACCCAGCATCGCCTGGATACGCCAGCTGGTACAGAATCCCGCGCAGCGGCGCATCGGCATCCAGGCCCTTGGGTTGCTGGGCGATCCGGTCAGCGTGACGTGGCTGATCCAGCAGATGAGCGACCTGCCTTATGCCCGCGTCGCCGGGGAGGCGTTCAGCCTGATGACCGGCGCCGACCTGGCGCTGCTCGATCTGGAGTTGAAGGACTTACCGGACTTCGATGCTGGCCCGAACGACGACCCGCAGGCCCCCAATGTCGCCATGGACCCCGATGAGGACCTGCCTTGGCCTGATCCGCAGGCAATCGAAGTCTGGTGGCAGGCTCATGGCGGCGATTTCCAGGTGGGCACTGGCTATGTGCTGGGGTTGCCGCAGAGCGAAAGCAGCTTTCGGCACGCCCTTTTCCGGGGCCAGCAACGCCAGCGCATTGCCGCCGCTTGTGGCGTTGCACGCTATCGGCCGAACGAAGTGCTTTTCCCTACCAGCGCACCGGCACGGCGGCAAAAGAGACTGCTGGGGAAACCGGCGGAATTTGGGCGATGA